From a region of the Aeoliella mucimassa genome:
- a CDS encoding PEP-CTERM sorting domain-containing protein (PEP-CTERM proteins occur, often in large numbers, in the proteomes of bacteria that also encode an exosortase, a predicted intramembrane cysteine proteinase. The presence of a PEP-CTERM domain at a protein's C-terminus predicts cleavage within the sorting domain, followed by covalent anchoring to some some component of the (usually Gram-negative) cell surface. Many PEP-CTERM proteins exhibit an unusual sequence composition that includes large numbers of potential glycosylation sites. Expression of one such protein has been shown restore the ability of a bacterium to form floc, a type of biofilm.), whose amino-acid sequence MISIPTRFAALLATITSFASVANAQFTVFTDQAAWESAVRGIGLKPAIETFDGLSAFDLQPSTGLLPVNDDFGIQVTGVDSGDADDAFIDAGQFHGEIFPLTEHASYDHVFNRPVRAFGQFFDGAASGLGIKISTPDGDIAIKDFYSGFEDGFLGFVSDNAYDRVSIIGGDIDPLGTSVGEIYEALDVSYSRAGLLQGKSVRFQLVVNQGGVDEFFSETVDRVVNDEVEFDNISELQFFEPDGESNLRAVNLSFDVTSDDSIVFDFSKGGSGQFSTRDFNGYVFSDAAENLPPIIGVSIDPSSTFGLSPDDILFTEDEIRIDVSGLSRTPSTTAVLHLEFGLEQTLLGDFNSDGMVNLADYTVWRDNLGGNDSTLGGNGDNTDGLNVVNVADYQAWKSNFGQGTSAAIIQGNTATVPEPGALALLSVVLGGSCWTMRRRGVRRRRCGLFPTSRTS is encoded by the coding sequence ATGATTTCCATACCTACACGATTCGCCGCGCTGCTTGCGACGATCACGTCCTTCGCAAGCGTAGCAAACGCCCAGTTCACGGTGTTCACTGACCAAGCCGCTTGGGAATCAGCCGTCCGGGGGATCGGTCTGAAACCAGCTATTGAAACTTTCGACGGGCTGTCGGCCTTCGACCTGCAGCCCTCCACTGGGCTGCTGCCGGTGAACGACGACTTTGGCATCCAAGTGACCGGGGTCGACAGCGGCGACGCAGACGACGCGTTCATCGACGCGGGGCAATTCCACGGCGAGATCTTCCCATTGACCGAACACGCCAGCTACGACCATGTGTTCAACCGGCCGGTCCGGGCGTTTGGTCAGTTCTTCGACGGAGCCGCGTCGGGGCTGGGCATCAAGATTTCAACACCGGATGGTGACATTGCCATCAAGGACTTCTACTCTGGGTTCGAGGATGGCTTTCTTGGCTTTGTATCGGATAACGCCTACGACCGGGTCAGCATCATCGGCGGCGACATTGACCCCTTGGGTACGTCTGTCGGAGAGATCTACGAAGCCCTGGATGTGTCGTATTCTCGCGCTGGATTGCTCCAAGGCAAGTCGGTCCGATTTCAGCTAGTCGTCAATCAGGGTGGAGTCGACGAGTTCTTCTCCGAGACGGTTGACCGGGTGGTCAACGACGAAGTCGAGTTCGACAACATCAGCGAGCTGCAGTTCTTTGAACCCGACGGCGAATCCAACTTGCGCGCCGTGAACCTTAGCTTCGACGTGACCAGTGACGACTCGATTGTGTTTGATTTTTCGAAAGGCGGCAGCGGGCAATTCTCGACCCGCGACTTCAACGGCTACGTCTTTTCCGACGCGGCCGAAAACTTGCCCCCGATCATCGGGGTCAGCATCGATCCTTCAAGCACATTCGGGCTCTCGCCGGACGACATCCTTTTCACCGAGGATGAGATCCGGATTGATGTCTCCGGCCTGAGTCGCACCCCGTCCACAACGGCGGTGCTGCACCTCGAGTTCGGCCTCGAGCAGACCCTCCTGGGTGACTTCAATTCCGATGGCATGGTCAACCTCGCCGACTACACCGTGTGGCGAGACAACCTGGGGGGAAACGACTCGACGCTGGGAGGAAACGGGGACAACACGGATGGTCTGAATGTGGTCAATGTGGCCGACTATCAGGCGTGGAAGTCCAACTTCGGACAGGGGACGTCGGCGGCAATCATCCAGGGCAACACTGCCACGGTGCCCGAACCTGGGGCTCTCGCCCTACTATCCGTCGTGCTTGGAGGCTCATGCTGGACGATGCGGCGACGGGGTGTACGGCGCCGCAGATGTGGTTTGTTTCCAACGAGCCGTACGAGCTAG
- a CDS encoding PEP-CTERM sorting domain-containing protein (PEP-CTERM proteins occur, often in large numbers, in the proteomes of bacteria that also encode an exosortase, a predicted intramembrane cysteine proteinase. The presence of a PEP-CTERM domain at a protein's C-terminus predicts cleavage within the sorting domain, followed by covalent anchoring to some some component of the (usually Gram-negative) cell surface. Many PEP-CTERM proteins exhibit an unusual sequence composition that includes large numbers of potential glycosylation sites. Expression of one such protein has been shown restore the ability of a bacterium to form floc, a type of biofilm.): MRTHSKRGLFLASVCALFGTAQIGSAQTIREINGTDAASIQDTVDLFRADLGDQNSPAPVNNIGGRREINWDGAPDSVSDPNLFPGDFFNADFSPRARGIEFVPTGETTGFQLSATEASGESIEFGFDAGFTTFSPERLFTPIGDTTFDVLFFDPADPSTPALSTGLGVVFTDVEDVDSTSMTFYDAYDNVLLTRSVLPGSNAGLSFLGASFDEAIVARVSIIGGLEAFDSVVMDDFIFGEPVPVSVPEPASVALLSLVGLGGLIIRLRAH; the protein is encoded by the coding sequence ATGCGTACGCACTCCAAAAGAGGTTTGTTTCTTGCCAGCGTGTGTGCCCTATTCGGCACGGCTCAAATCGGATCGGCCCAGACGATCCGCGAGATCAATGGCACCGACGCCGCTAGCATCCAGGATACCGTCGACCTTTTCCGTGCTGACCTAGGCGACCAGAACTCGCCGGCCCCGGTGAACAACATTGGCGGCCGACGCGAAATCAACTGGGACGGCGCGCCCGATAGCGTGAGCGACCCGAACCTCTTCCCAGGTGACTTCTTCAATGCAGACTTCTCCCCGCGGGCCCGCGGCATCGAGTTCGTACCAACCGGTGAGACGACCGGCTTTCAGCTCAGCGCCACCGAAGCCAGCGGTGAGTCTATCGAGTTCGGATTCGACGCTGGCTTCACAACGTTCAGCCCCGAGCGGCTTTTCACGCCCATCGGCGACACGACCTTCGATGTCCTGTTCTTCGACCCGGCCGACCCGAGCACGCCGGCGCTCAGCACCGGGCTGGGGGTCGTTTTCACCGATGTCGAGGACGTCGACAGCACGTCGATGACGTTTTATGACGCCTACGACAACGTGTTGCTGACGCGTAGTGTGCTCCCCGGCAGCAACGCCGGACTGTCGTTCCTGGGCGCGTCGTTCGACGAGGCGATCGTCGCCCGCGTGTCCATCATTGGCGGATTGGAAGCTTTCGATTCGGTCGTCATGGACGACTTTATCTTCGGCGAGCCAGTCCCCGTATCCGTGCCCGAGCCGGCGTCGGTAGCGCTGCTGAGTCTAGTGGGGCTGGGGGGGCTGATCATTCGCTTGCGAGCTCACTAA
- a CDS encoding sigma 54-interacting transcriptional regulator codes for MGEIDSNHDEDDALSISDRFYRAVYDLTPVMMHSMSAKGVLVHVNDYWLQVMGYKREEVIGRHGPDFLTEASREYARRIGIPKTLEQGYVRDDPIQMVKRNGEVIDVLVSAVIERGQQGEPIRSYATMVDVTGQRRVTAELQFRNAILKTQQEMSLDGILVVDPEKRIVSHNDRFVQMWGLPQEVLASGQDERAVEHVLDQLEHPEEFLARVAELYERPMDSSFDEIHLKDGRIFDRYSSPMVGEGDCLYGRVWYFRDITRRRTAESAVRDSEVRLKKLLDSAMDAIITIDGQRVVQLFNGAAEQTFGCAAEQAMGLPFSRFASDSLAAILNDYYGGSDLAAKDALWFPPGQTAMRADGSSFPIEGTLSQFVAHGETFCTIILRDVNERLKAEEQLRELRFEKQLLEEERDAAVGFEEIIGVSPTMRKVLSQLQKVAATDATVLILGETGTGKELLARAIHRKSNRADHALVSVNCAALPTGLIESELFGHEKGAFTGALSRKIGRFEMADRGSLFLDEIGDLPLDLQAKLLRVLQEGEFERLGGTETIRVDVRVIAATHRDLEHLVAEEKFREDLYYRLNVVPLEAPPLRDRPGDVPLLANYFAMHFAAKAGKRIQSIARDTVHSLTSYSWPGNVRELQNVIERAVILSEGEELELAQWPPSKLGGAERPKLKRLEDVERGHILSVLKQTEWRVSGERGAARILGLKPTTLQSRMKKLGIERDAQDSD; via the coding sequence ATGGGTGAAATCGATTCAAATCACGACGAAGACGACGCCCTTTCAATTAGCGATCGTTTCTACCGGGCCGTGTACGATCTGACGCCGGTGATGATGCACTCGATGAGCGCCAAAGGCGTACTCGTGCACGTCAATGACTACTGGCTCCAAGTGATGGGCTACAAACGGGAGGAGGTTATCGGCCGCCACGGGCCCGACTTCCTTACCGAGGCTTCGCGGGAATACGCCAGACGGATCGGCATCCCCAAGACACTAGAGCAGGGGTATGTCCGCGACGACCCCATCCAAATGGTCAAGCGCAACGGCGAGGTGATCGATGTTTTGGTTTCGGCCGTCATCGAACGGGGGCAGCAGGGCGAGCCCATCCGCTCGTACGCGACGATGGTCGACGTCACCGGGCAACGCCGAGTGACCGCGGAACTCCAGTTCCGCAATGCCATTCTCAAGACTCAGCAGGAAATGTCGCTCGACGGCATCCTGGTCGTCGATCCCGAGAAGCGGATCGTCTCGCATAACGACCGCTTCGTCCAGATGTGGGGCCTCCCCCAGGAGGTGCTCGCTTCCGGTCAGGACGAACGGGCCGTGGAGCACGTGCTCGATCAACTTGAGCACCCCGAAGAATTCCTCGCCCGCGTCGCCGAACTCTACGAGCGGCCGATGGACTCGTCCTTCGATGAGATCCACCTCAAGGACGGTCGCATCTTTGATCGCTACAGCTCGCCGATGGTCGGGGAGGGCGACTGCCTCTACGGGCGTGTGTGGTATTTCCGAGACATCACCCGCCGGCGGACCGCCGAGTCGGCCGTCCGAGACAGCGAGGTCCGGCTGAAGAAGCTGCTCGATTCGGCGATGGACGCGATCATCACGATCGACGGGCAACGCGTGGTTCAACTGTTCAACGGAGCCGCCGAGCAGACCTTTGGCTGCGCCGCCGAGCAGGCGATGGGATTACCGTTTAGCCGCTTCGCCTCGGATTCGCTAGCTGCGATTCTGAACGACTACTACGGCGGCAGCGACCTCGCCGCGAAGGACGCGCTGTGGTTCCCCCCGGGGCAGACGGCAATGCGGGCCGACGGGAGCTCGTTCCCCATCGAGGGAACCTTATCGCAGTTCGTCGCCCACGGCGAGACGTTCTGCACGATTATCCTTCGCGATGTCAACGAACGCCTGAAGGCCGAGGAGCAACTTCGCGAATTGCGATTCGAGAAGCAACTGTTAGAGGAAGAACGCGACGCGGCGGTCGGGTTCGAGGAGATCATTGGCGTTTCGCCGACGATGCGCAAGGTGCTGAGCCAGCTGCAAAAAGTTGCCGCCACCGACGCCACCGTGCTGATACTAGGCGAGACCGGCACAGGCAAGGAGTTGTTAGCGCGGGCTATTCACCGCAAAAGCAATCGGGCCGACCATGCCTTGGTGAGTGTCAACTGCGCGGCGCTCCCTACTGGCCTGATCGAAAGCGAACTCTTCGGACACGAGAAGGGCGCTTTCACCGGCGCGCTGTCGCGGAAGATCGGCCGCTTCGAGATGGCGGACCGCGGCTCGCTGTTCCTCGACGAGATCGGCGACCTGCCACTCGACCTCCAGGCCAAACTGTTGAGAGTGCTACAAGAGGGGGAGTTCGAACGTCTGGGCGGCACGGAAACGATACGGGTAGACGTCCGAGTGATCGCCGCCACTCATCGCGATCTGGAACATCTCGTCGCGGAAGAGAAGTTCCGCGAAGACTTGTACTACCGGCTCAATGTCGTGCCGCTCGAGGCGCCTCCGCTCCGCGACCGCCCCGGCGATGTGCCGCTGCTGGCCAACTATTTTGCGATGCACTTCGCCGCCAAGGCGGGCAAACGCATCCAGTCGATCGCCCGCGATACGGTCCATTCATTGACGTCGTACAGCTGGCCTGGCAATGTCCGGGAACTCCAGAATGTCATCGAGCGAGCGGTCATCCTTTCGGAGGGAGAAGAGCTCGAGTTGGCTCAATGGCCGCCATCGAAGCTGGGGGGCGCCGAACGCCCCAAGCTTAAGCGTCTGGAGGACGTTGAGCGGGGACACATCCTCAGTGTGCTCAAGCAGACTGAGTGGCGGGTTAGCGGGGAGCGGGGTGCCGCACGCATACTCGGGCTCAAGCCGACCACGCTGCAGTCGCGGATGAAGAAATTAGGGATCGAGCGCGATGCCCAGGATTCCGATTAG